A genomic segment from Acipenser ruthenus chromosome 5, fAciRut3.2 maternal haplotype, whole genome shotgun sequence encodes:
- the LOC131737155 gene encoding small integral membrane protein 28-like, translating to MRLLESSWMKFGHAGRGTYDWVTGVPPPLVGKQLQVATVQFTSAIKMFLLHSQHWNEYTSSNHSDTEVIFYIVLPIVTLLLIGIIAFLFYQRCTRKKTSLQNIIIVDFQGSDQQAEFLSSLNRDNKQFLSTSEDLSEGMFLMVCLPPLYEETIIKTSRPSSTSSSCDRVSPCKVNIEDLEIKS from the exons ATGCGCTTATTGGAGAGCAGCTGGATGAAGTTTGGACATGCTGGTAGAGGAACGTATGACTGGGTCACTGGTGTCCCACCACCACTAGTGGGAAAGCAATTGCAG GTggctacagtgcagtttacaaGTGCAATTAAGATGTTTCTATTACAT AGTCAGCATTGGAATGAATACACCTCAAGCAATCACTCAGATACAGAGGTAATATTCTACATCGTCCTTCCCATCGTCACTCTCCTTTTAATTGGGATAATTGCGTTTCTGTTCTACCAGAGATGTACTCGGAAAAAAACAAGCCTACAAAATATCATCATTGTAGACTTCCAAGGATCGGACCAACAAGCGGAATTCCTGTCCTCACTGAACAGGGACAACAAGCAGTTTCTCAGCACCAGTGAAGATCTTTCTGAAGGAATGTTTCTCATGGTCTGTCTGCCACCACTGTATGAAGAAACTATAATTAAAACCTCGAGGCCAAGCAGCACTAGCTCTTCCTGTGACCGTGTATCACCCTGTAAAGTGAACATAGAGGATTTGGAGATTAAATCATAG